The following proteins come from a genomic window of Paucimonas lemoignei:
- the sdh_3 gene encoding short chain dehydrogenase — translation MPNVLITGCSTGIGRALADAFKAAGYEVCATARKAEDVAALNAAGFIGVQLDVNDGPALERLAAGFEGLDVLINNAGYGAMGPLLDGGVEAMQRQFETNVFSVVGVTRALFPALRRNKGLVVNIGSVSGVLVTPFAGAYCASKAAVHALSEALRLELAPFSIQVMEVQPGAIATSFAKNASHEAEQLISEQSPWWPLREGIRARAKASQDNPTPATDFARDLLRAVQQAEPPRLLRLGNGSRVLPLIAWLLPEKLLDGKLKQRFGLDKIL, via the coding sequence ATGCCCAATGTCCTCATCACTGGCTGTTCCACCGGCATTGGCCGCGCACTGGCTGACGCGTTCAAAGCTGCGGGGTATGAGGTCTGTGCCACGGCGCGCAAGGCTGAGGACGTTGCTGCGCTGAATGCTGCGGGCTTCATCGGCGTGCAACTGGACGTCAATGACGGCCCGGCGCTGGAACGCTTGGCCGCGGGGTTTGAAGGGCTGGATGTGTTGATCAACAACGCCGGTTACGGTGCCATGGGGCCGCTGCTCGATGGTGGCGTCGAAGCCATGCAGCGCCAGTTCGAAACCAACGTGTTTTCCGTGGTGGGCGTGACCCGGGCGCTGTTTCCGGCGCTGCGCCGTAATAAAGGTCTGGTGGTGAATATCGGCAGTGTGTCAGGAGTGCTGGTCACGCCGTTTGCGGGTGCGTATTGCGCGTCCAAGGCGGCGGTGCATGCCTTGAGCGAGGCGTTGCGTCTTGAGCTGGCGCCGTTTTCGATTCAGGTCATGGAAGTTCAGCCCGGCGCGATTGCCACCAGCTTCGCGAAAAACGCCAGTCACGAGGCCGAACAGCTAATCAGCGAACAATCCCCCTGGTGGCCTCTGCGTGAAGGCATTCGAGCCAGGGCCAAAGCCTCCCAAGACAACCCCACTCCCGCCACCGATTTCGCCCGCGACTTGCTGCGCGCCGTGCAACAAGCCGAACCACCACGTTTGTTGCGTCTGGGTAACGGCTCGCGGGTCTTGCCGCTAATCGCATGGCTGCTGCCTGAAAAGCTGCTGGACGGCAAACTCAAGCAGCGTTTCGGTTTGGACAAAATTCTATGA
- a CDS encoding Na+-dependent transporter, giving the protein MPREIAFHGLYMPSVTVLFLIAVVLAWALDRLFSGMDLYRFFWHPALLRLSLFACIFGAMALTVYR; this is encoded by the coding sequence ATGCCTCGTGAAATCGCTTTTCATGGCCTGTACATGCCCAGCGTCACCGTGCTGTTTCTGATTGCGGTGGTCCTCGCCTGGGCGCTGGACCGGCTGTTTTCAGGCATGGATCTGTACCGGTTTTTCTGGCACCCGGCGCTGCTGCGCCTGAGCCTGTTTGCCTGCATATTCGGCGCCATGGCGCTGACTGTTTACCGTTGA
- the ttgA_2 gene encoding HlyD family secretion protein, translated as MKKLFSLIATLLVLALAIWIGRTLWVHYMDTPWTRDGRVRADIINVAADVSGTVVAVPVRDNQQVKKGDLLLQIDPEHYEVAVKQAQALVASRKATWEMRKVNAKRRADMDNLVISTESRDDASNIATSAQADYQLALAGLEAAQLNLRRTRVLASVDGYVTNLNVHPGDYARIGDAKMAVVDMNSFWVYGFFEETKLPHIRIGDPADMQLMSGQLLKGHVESIARGIYDRDNPQSRELIADVNPTFNWVRLAQRVPVRIHLDEVPADVLLAAGITCTVIVNPEAQR; from the coding sequence ATGAAAAAGCTCTTCAGTCTGATCGCCACATTGCTGGTCTTGGCACTGGCCATCTGGATCGGCCGCACCCTGTGGGTCCACTACATGGACACGCCCTGGACCCGCGATGGCCGGGTGCGCGCCGACATCATCAACGTCGCTGCCGATGTCAGCGGCACCGTGGTTGCCGTGCCGGTGCGCGATAACCAGCAGGTGAAGAAGGGCGACCTGCTGCTGCAAATCGACCCGGAGCACTACGAAGTGGCGGTCAAACAAGCCCAGGCGCTGGTGGCCTCACGCAAGGCCACCTGGGAAATGCGCAAGGTCAACGCCAAGCGCCGCGCCGACATGGACAACCTGGTGATTTCCACCGAAAGCCGCGACGACGCCAGCAACATCGCCACCTCCGCACAGGCTGATTACCAGTTGGCGCTAGCCGGGCTGGAGGCTGCGCAACTGAATCTGCGTCGCACCCGCGTGCTGGCGTCGGTGGACGGTTACGTCACTAACCTCAACGTCCACCCCGGCGACTACGCCCGTATCGGCGACGCGAAGATGGCCGTGGTGGATATGAACTCGTTCTGGGTCTACGGCTTCTTTGAAGAAACCAAACTGCCGCACATCCGTATCGGTGACCCGGCGGACATGCAGCTGATGAGCGGCCAACTGCTTAAAGGCCACGTGGAAAGCATAGCCCGCGGCATCTACGACCGAGATAACCCACAAAGCCGCGAGCTGATCGCCGACGTTAACCCAACCTTCAACTGGGTCCGCCTCGCGCAACGTGTGCCGGTGCGTATCCATCTGGATGAAGTGCCCGCCGACGTGCTGTTGGCAGCGGGGATTACGTGTACGGTGATCGTGAATCCTGAGGCACAACGCTGA
- a CDS encoding drug/metabolite transporter (DMT) superfamily permease, protein MLFGALLILTWLVLLLRYPAKALPVSLAAAAGLGIVAMVVIWQDSQETRQLERLGLRMDYAPDQCPAGKPLLVLIDNTNKVPLRELRWRVAAYAPGDTVNLTDDAYAGPRYRGPGDLQAGSQWQDCLPLPNLRPGYRPQTLEFRAEHLQGSFAD, encoded by the coding sequence ATGTTGTTCGGCGCATTGCTTATTCTGACCTGGCTGGTCCTGCTGTTGCGTTACCCGGCCAAGGCCCTGCCCGTATCACTGGCAGCTGCGGCGGGCCTGGGTATCGTGGCGATGGTCGTCATCTGGCAAGACAGCCAGGAAACCCGCCAGCTGGAACGCCTGGGTTTGCGCATGGACTACGCTCCCGACCAATGCCCAGCAGGCAAACCGTTGCTGGTACTGATCGACAACACCAACAAAGTCCCCCTGCGTGAACTGCGCTGGCGAGTCGCAGCTTACGCACCCGGCGATACCGTCAACCTCACCGACGACGCTTATGCAGGCCCGCGCTACCGTGGCCCCGGCGATCTGCAGGCGGGCAGTCAGTGGCAGGATTGCTTGCCGCTGCCCAACCTGCGGCCAGGTTATCGACCGCAGACCCTGGAATTTCGGGCTGAGCATTTACAAGGCAGTTTCGCGGACTAA
- a CDS encoding Protein of uncharacterised function (DUF2867) — protein sequence MITVTDPIPGSEIYPSSRDASFCDAYRISVPPNHEPMLKLAMQVLGSTPAWVEFLMSCRNKIVSLLGLKNLGAMSNLNRKKPLDTYAIGDRIGIFTLVYLAQDEVIMGDNDKHLNVQVSIYRQHTPQGCDLTVATVVHNHNWLGRLYMVFVAPAHKVIVRAMLRRYLR from the coding sequence ATGATCACCGTCACCGACCCGATTCCAGGCAGTGAAATCTACCCTTCCAGCCGGGACGCCAGTTTCTGCGACGCCTACAGAATCTCTGTGCCGCCCAATCATGAGCCCATGCTGAAACTCGCCATGCAGGTCCTGGGTTCGACGCCGGCATGGGTCGAATTCCTGATGAGCTGCCGCAATAAAATCGTCTCGCTGCTGGGTTTGAAGAACCTGGGTGCGATGTCCAACCTGAATCGAAAAAAGCCGCTTGATACATACGCCATCGGTGACCGGATCGGCATTTTCACGCTCGTCTATCTGGCCCAGGACGAAGTGATCATGGGCGACAACGACAAGCACCTGAATGTGCAGGTCTCCATCTATCGCCAGCACACGCCCCAAGGCTGTGATCTGACCGTTGCCACGGTTGTGCATAACCATAACTGGCTGGGTCGGCTGTATATGGTGTTTGTGGCTCCGGCGCATAAAGTCATTGTGCGGGCGATGCTCAGGCGGTATTTACGCTGA